TAGGGAAAATCATCACTTTGAATTCTTAAAAACAGACGTTTTTCCTGATCTAGCGCGTCGTGCCAAAGCTGGGAACAGAATTCGTATCTGGTCTGCAGGCTGCTCTGTGGGAATGGAGGCCTATTCCATTGGAATGACACTACTTGAAATCCTTCCGCAAGCTTCAAGCCTTGATGTTAAAATTTTGGCTTCAGATATCGATCCGAAAGTTTTGATTGTTGGAAAAAATGGCACATACGATGAACGGCAGCTGAGTGCAATTCCACAAGAACTCCGCAAAAAGTACTTCGACAACCCGAGTTCTACAGAGCTGGGAAAATTCCAAGCACACCCAGATCTGCTATCTCTAACCACGTTTCGGGAACTGAATTTATTGGAAAAGTGGCCAATATCCGGGAATTTTGATATTATATTTTGCCGAAATACGGTGATTTACTTCGATGACAAAACTCAAAACAAACTTTGGCCACGATTTCAAAACGCGCTTGCGCCAGAGGGATGGTTATTCGTCGGGCACTCTGAACGCGTTCCGGAAACATCGAACACCGATTTCGAGAATCGTGGCATGACAATTTACAGACGAAGCCCTCGTCCAACTACCTAAAACGACAAACTGTCGCAAACGAGCAATATTGGTAAAGGAAAAAGCCATGTCTTTAAGAGATCAATTACGCGTCATGGTTGTGGATGACATGTCCACAAGTCGAGGGCTTCTCACTCAGGCTTTGGATGGGTTTGGCGTTAGAAATGTTGGTAGTGTTGCAGACGGGCAAGCTGCCCTTGTTGCCTTAGAACGTTCGCCAGTTCATCTTGTCATTTCTGATTATAACATGCCTGGCATGGATGGTTTGCACCTTTTACACGCATTACGTCAGGGACCAAAAACAAAAGGTGTCGGATTTATTCTGATTACTGGACGTGCAGATCGTGAAATCATTGAAAAGGGTAAACAATTGGGAATGAATAATTTCCTAAAAAAGCCTTTTGATCCAGTCCAACTGAGGGCATGCATAGAAGCCGTTGTAGGGCGACTGTAGCTTTGAAAACCACAACGATCCAAACACCAAACGAAGACCTTGAACACGCAAATATCGATGTGAGTGTCTTACTGGGGCGTGTTGCTATTGAGCTTTCCGGAATCGCAGAATCCGCAAGTTCAGTTCAACATGCGCTAGGTAGAACAATGGATCAGGTTTCGGATTTGTGTGATGTGCCAATCATAGAATTTCAGGCTTTGGACCGGATGCAGCAGAAACTTGAAGACCTTAGCAAACTGTCGATCCTCCTATCAGATGCAACCAATGGGACCTCGGAACAATATGTTACGTCTATTCAATTGAGGGAAACGCTTCGCCTCACAAGCCTTACCGGCCGTCTTGAGGGGAACGATGCGGATACGTTTGAGGCCACAGAGAACAACGGTGAAGGTAACTTGACGCTGTTCTAATAAATATCAACTTGAAATACGAAAATGACACTAAAGCGTCGAGCTTAAATATTGAATCGATAGGATTCCGTTGAGTTCAGTTTTGTGATTCACTCTGGTTGGGAGGATGGATCATGTCAGCAGCATTACCGATGGCGCTTCGGGCGCGGTTTCAAGAGTACATTGAGGAAGGGTTGAGCGGTCGTGCGGCGGCGGCGCGTTTGAAGGTTTCGGCGGCCACGGGCGTTCGCTGGCTTCGCAGAATCCGTGAGCGAGGCAATGCCACACCGGATGTCCAAGGGCGACCAAAAGGACACGGAAAGCTCGCGCTCCACCGTGAGTTTCTTGTAGAGTTGGTCGCGCAGGATG
This Falsihalocynthiibacter arcticus DNA region includes the following protein-coding sequences:
- a CDS encoding response regulator, with the protein product MSLRDQLRVMVVDDMSTSRGLLTQALDGFGVRNVGSVADGQAALVALERSPVHLVISDYNMPGMDGLHLLHALRQGPKTKGVGFILITGRADREIIEKGKQLGMNNFLKKPFDPVQLRACIEAVVGRL
- a CDS encoding CheR family methyltransferase, which produces MNALNPSAADDVGGMTPDQFAIISSLAHKEAGLVFPVSKSALVSSRLVKRLRETSIVNFDDYCQFVSSSDGKNELRLMISALTTNISSFFRENHHFEFLKTDVFPDLARRAKAGNRIRIWSAGCSVGMEAYSIGMTLLEILPQASSLDVKILASDIDPKVLIVGKNGTYDERQLSAIPQELRKKYFDNPSSTELGKFQAHPDLLSLTTFRELNLLEKWPISGNFDIIFCRNTVIYFDDKTQNKLWPRFQNALAPEGWLFVGHSERVPETSNTDFENRGMTIYRRSPRPTT